A genomic region of Caulobacter vibrioides contains the following coding sequences:
- a CDS encoding Atu4866 domain-containing protein, producing MMTAVVPHRPVSGVWTSPDGRVSLELRADGRFVETRADLADAFTGVYVLVGETLKLFEDHGAVISGKLVDGRLSLGTP from the coding sequence ATGATGACCGCCGTCGTTCCCCACCGGCCGGTCTCCGGCGTCTGGACCTCGCCCGACGGCCGCGTCTCGCTGGAGCTCCGCGCCGACGGACGCTTCGTGGAGACCCGCGCCGACCTGGCTGACGCCTTCACCGGCGTCTACGTCCTGGTCGGCGAAACCCTGAAATTGTTCGAGGATCACGGCGCGGTCATCAGCGGCAAGCTGGTCGACGGACGCCTCAGCCTGGGGACACCTTAG
- a CDS encoding SspB family protein gives MSQTEPPEDLMQYEAMAQDALRGVVKAALKKAAAPGGLPEPHHLYITFKTKAPGVSGPQDLLSKYPDEMTIVLQHQYWDLAPGETFFSVTLKFGGQPKRLSVPYAALTRFYDPSVQFALQFSAPEVIEDEPEPDPEPEDKATSAASGEEGPKIVSLDQFRKK, from the coding sequence ATGTCCCAGACCGAACCGCCCGAAGACCTCATGCAATACGAGGCCATGGCCCAAGACGCCCTTCGCGGCGTGGTCAAGGCGGCGCTCAAGAAGGCCGCCGCGCCCGGTGGCCTCCCCGAGCCCCACCACCTCTACATCACCTTCAAGACCAAGGCGCCGGGCGTATCTGGTCCGCAGGATCTGCTGTCGAAGTATCCGGACGAGATGACCATCGTCCTGCAGCACCAGTACTGGGACCTGGCGCCGGGCGAGACCTTCTTCTCGGTCACCCTGAAGTTCGGCGGCCAGCCCAAGCGCCTGTCGGTGCCCTACGCGGCCCTGACCCGCTTCTATGACCCGTCGGTCCAGTTCGCCCTGCAGTTCTCGGCGCCGGAAGTCATCGAGGACGAGCCTGAGCCGGATCCCGAACCCGAGGACAAGGCGACCAGCGCCGCGTCGGGCGAAGAGGGTCCCAAGATCGTTTCCCTGGACCAGTTCCGAAAAAAATGA
- a CDS encoding serine hydrolase domain-containing protein — translation MTSRVSPAAAFMAVMLALWSAAGSEARAQDAVASAPASTTAQPETSVRPYSSLRQRRARPQRPVATAPAARPAPVVAAAPPPVTPPTPGITPLPRPELEAFVDGVVQRAMTRDHIAGVTLSVVQNGQVVLKKGYGFANLGQRKRVDPDKTLFRVASISKTFTWITLMNEIEAGRMRLDGPVNLYLPEPLQVKDQGKKTQVRLRDLMTHTAGFEDRALGQLFERDPNRVRPLTDYLRQERPRRVREPGLMPSYSNYGAALAGAAVSNVTGKPFEQLVSEEIILPAGMTRTTFREARPWRDDLPAPMAETLAADLSDAYSWTAMGWKTQPREFMGQVAPAASASSTASDMARYMTLLLNGGTIEGRTIFSPKTAQAFRTPMYRPSPDAAGWNAGFQDMPLPGGRRGFGHQGATLYFHSNLVLVPELGLGIFVSVNTDSGAHLPATLPSTIVEHFYAPAPAVPAVSALSYEQARAFEGDYLTSRRSYGGLEGFTNRLIGRAQVRATPDGRLSVTDGGFTSLYNGAARPGVFKAVDGPLTLVFDTNGDRPSRFYAARGFATYERIGFLRSASLLSWTVTIAGLACVATILGALFRNRREARQTPIQARAGQMQVMQAVLWLISASCMGVFAAKAADQTNVFFGWPSGWLLSGSACALVAAALGVLTLGLLPMVWRGGRRVDSWSDGRKVAFTFTALLLGFLSVLLGLWGYLLPWMS, via the coding sequence TTGACGTCGCGCGTTTCGCCCGCGGCCGCCTTCATGGCGGTCATGCTCGCACTTTGGTCCGCCGCTGGATCGGAGGCGCGAGCTCAAGACGCCGTGGCCAGCGCGCCCGCGTCGACGACGGCGCAGCCGGAGACCTCCGTCCGCCCGTATTCAAGCCTGCGCCAGCGACGCGCGCGTCCGCAGCGCCCCGTAGCGACCGCGCCGGCGGCGCGCCCGGCGCCCGTCGTGGCTGCAGCGCCGCCGCCCGTGACGCCACCCACGCCGGGGATCACGCCCCTGCCGCGTCCCGAACTGGAGGCCTTCGTGGACGGGGTGGTGCAGCGCGCCATGACCCGCGACCACATCGCCGGCGTGACCCTGTCGGTGGTGCAGAACGGACAAGTCGTGCTCAAGAAGGGCTACGGCTTCGCCAACCTCGGACAGCGCAAGCGAGTCGATCCCGACAAGACCCTGTTCCGGGTCGCCTCGATCTCGAAGACGTTCACCTGGATCACCCTGATGAACGAGATCGAGGCTGGTCGCATGCGCCTCGATGGTCCGGTCAATCTCTACCTGCCTGAACCGCTGCAGGTGAAAGACCAGGGCAAGAAGACACAGGTCCGTCTGCGTGACCTGATGACCCACACGGCCGGGTTCGAGGACCGGGCCTTGGGCCAGCTCTTTGAGCGGGATCCGAACCGCGTTCGCCCCCTCACCGACTATCTGCGGCAGGAAAGACCGCGCCGCGTCCGCGAGCCCGGCCTGATGCCCAGCTACTCCAACTACGGCGCCGCCCTGGCGGGCGCTGCGGTGTCCAACGTCACGGGCAAGCCGTTCGAGCAACTGGTCAGTGAAGAGATCATCCTGCCCGCCGGCATGACGCGCACGACGTTCCGGGAAGCACGCCCCTGGCGCGACGACCTGCCCGCGCCGATGGCTGAAACTCTGGCCGCCGATCTCTCCGACGCTTACTCGTGGACCGCCATGGGCTGGAAGACCCAGCCGCGCGAGTTCATGGGACAGGTCGCGCCCGCAGCCTCGGCCTCAAGCACCGCAAGCGATATGGCGCGCTACATGACCCTGCTGCTGAATGGCGGCACGATCGAGGGGCGAACCATCTTCTCGCCGAAGACCGCGCAAGCCTTCCGCACGCCGATGTATCGTCCATCGCCCGACGCGGCGGGTTGGAACGCGGGCTTTCAGGACATGCCCCTGCCTGGCGGCCGCCGCGGCTTCGGCCACCAGGGCGCGACGCTGTACTTCCATTCCAACCTGGTGCTCGTGCCCGAGCTGGGTCTTGGGATCTTCGTGTCGGTCAACACCGACAGCGGCGCCCACCTGCCCGCCACCCTGCCCTCGACGATCGTCGAGCACTTCTACGCCCCCGCGCCGGCCGTACCCGCCGTCAGCGCCCTGAGCTACGAGCAGGCCAGGGCCTTCGAGGGCGACTACCTGACCAGCCGGCGGTCGTATGGCGGGCTGGAAGGCTTCACTAATCGGCTGATCGGCCGCGCCCAGGTTCGCGCCACGCCAGACGGCCGGCTTTCGGTGACCGACGGCGGCTTCACCTCGCTCTACAACGGCGCCGCCCGCCCCGGCGTCTTCAAGGCCGTGGACGGCCCCCTGACCCTGGTCTTCGACACCAACGGGGATCGTCCGTCGCGCTTCTATGCGGCGCGAGGTTTCGCCACCTACGAACGCATCGGTTTCTTGAGGTCAGCCTCGCTGCTGTCCTGGACCGTGACGATCGCGGGCCTTGCCTGCGTGGCCACGATCCTCGGCGCGCTGTTCCGCAATCGCCGCGAGGCGCGACAGACCCCGATCCAGGCCCGCGCTGGACAGATGCAGGTCATGCAGGCTGTCCTTTGGCTGATCTCCGCCAGTTGCATGGGCGTGTTCGCGGCGAAGGCGGCCGATCAGACCAACGTCTTCTTTGGCTGGCCGAGCGGCTGGCTGCTCAGCGGCTCGGCCTGCGCGCTGGTGGCGGCCGCGCTGGGGGTGCTGACACTGGGCCTTCTGCCGATGGTCTGGCGCGGCGGTCGTCGCGTCGACAGCTGGAGCGACGGCCGCAAGGTCGCCTTCACGTTCACCGCCCTGCTGCTGGGGTTCCTGAGCGTGCTCCTGGGCCTTTGGGGATATCTGCTGCCCTGGATGAGCTGA
- a CDS encoding PaaI family thioesterase — protein sequence MSDIASDAPETLTDEAILERFRASKRQPTGSQTLGFELLAVRQAQREVEVGFTARADLLCNPMGQIQGGYVCAMLDECMSVAGMVTSGMTHVVPTLEMKTSFLRPAMPGSLRGVGRVVKWGRTICFMEGELYDAEGRLLAKSTGTAIPTPFANFKKT from the coding sequence ATGAGCGACATCGCCTCGGACGCACCGGAAACCCTGACGGACGAGGCGATCCTCGAGCGCTTCCGCGCGTCCAAGCGACAGCCGACCGGATCGCAGACGCTCGGCTTCGAGTTGCTGGCCGTCCGCCAGGCCCAGCGTGAGGTCGAGGTCGGTTTCACCGCCCGCGCTGACCTGCTCTGCAACCCGATGGGTCAGATCCAGGGCGGCTATGTCTGCGCCATGCTGGACGAGTGCATGTCGGTGGCCGGCATGGTCACGTCCGGCATGACCCATGTGGTTCCGACCCTGGAGATGAAGACCAGCTTCCTGCGTCCCGCCATGCCGGGGTCGCTTCGCGGCGTCGGCCGAGTCGTGAAGTGGGGGCGCACCATCTGCTTCATGGAAGGCGAGCTGTACGACGCCGAGGGCCGGCTTTTGGCCAAGTCCACCGGCACGGCGATCCCGACCCCCTTCGCGAACTTCAAGAAGACGTAG
- a CDS encoding acetolactate synthase 3 large subunit encodes MTAHQTIESQAPADTADRAMTGAEIVVRGLVDQGVEVLFGYPGGAVLPIYDALFHEPRLQHILVRHEQGAAHAAEGYARSSGKPGVVLVTSGPGATNAITGIMDALMDSIPMVVITGQVPTHLIGTDAFQEADTVGMTRSCTKHNYLVKDVRDLPQIIHEAFKIATTGRPGPVLIDIPKDVQFAKGEYFGPGEVASTHAYAPRTKGDAGRIADAAKMIAQARRPIFYTGGGVINAGPKASAALREFAALTGAPVTSTLMGLGAFPAADPAWLGMLGMHGTFEANNAMHDCDVMICVGARFDDRVTGRLDAFSPGSKKIHIDIDPSSINKNVRVDLPIVGDAGSVLEDLIAAWKAANLQPNKVALTDWWAQIDQWRARQCLSYRRSDSVIKPQYAIERLYELTKDKDVYITTEVGQHQMWAAQFFRFEEPNRWMTSGGLGTMGYGLPAALGVQLAHPGSLVVDIAGEASIQMCIQELSTAIQFDLPVKIFILNNEWMGMVRQWQQLLHGERYSHSYSDSLPDFVKLAEAYGAVGIRCDNPAELDAKILEMINSDKPVIFDCRVEKHENCLPMIPSGKAHNEMIMGEVEDIGNVIGEDGAGLV; translated from the coding sequence ATGACCGCCCACCAGACCATCGAGAGCCAGGCTCCCGCCGACACCGCCGATCGCGCCATGACCGGCGCCGAGATCGTCGTTCGGGGCCTCGTGGACCAAGGGGTCGAGGTCCTGTTCGGCTATCCGGGCGGCGCGGTCCTGCCGATCTATGACGCGCTGTTCCACGAGCCGCGCCTGCAGCACATTCTCGTCCGTCACGAGCAGGGCGCGGCGCACGCGGCCGAGGGCTATGCGCGCTCGTCGGGCAAGCCGGGCGTCGTGCTGGTCACCTCGGGCCCGGGCGCGACCAACGCCATCACCGGCATCATGGACGCCCTGATGGACTCGATCCCGATGGTCGTCATCACCGGCCAGGTCCCCACCCACCTGATCGGCACCGACGCCTTCCAGGAAGCCGACACGGTCGGCATGACCCGCTCGTGCACCAAGCACAACTATCTGGTCAAAGACGTTCGTGACCTGCCGCAGATCATCCATGAGGCCTTCAAGATCGCCACCACCGGCCGCCCTGGCCCCGTGCTGATCGACATTCCGAAAGACGTCCAGTTCGCCAAGGGCGAGTACTTCGGTCCCGGCGAGGTCGCCTCGACCCACGCCTATGCGCCGCGCACCAAGGGCGACGCCGGCCGGATCGCCGATGCGGCCAAGATGATCGCGCAGGCGCGCCGGCCGATCTTCTACACCGGCGGCGGCGTCATCAACGCTGGCCCCAAGGCCAGCGCGGCGCTGCGCGAGTTCGCCGCCCTGACGGGCGCGCCGGTCACCTCGACGCTGATGGGCCTGGGCGCTTTCCCGGCGGCGGATCCGGCGTGGCTGGGCATGCTGGGCATGCACGGCACGTTCGAGGCCAACAACGCCATGCACGACTGCGACGTGATGATCTGCGTCGGCGCGCGGTTTGACGACCGGGTCACTGGGCGCCTCGACGCCTTCTCGCCGGGCAGCAAGAAGATCCACATCGATATCGACCCGTCCTCGATCAACAAGAACGTCCGCGTGGACCTGCCCATCGTCGGCGACGCCGGTTCGGTCCTGGAAGACCTGATCGCCGCCTGGAAGGCCGCGAACCTGCAGCCCAACAAGGTCGCCCTGACCGACTGGTGGGCCCAGATCGATCAGTGGCGCGCCCGTCAGTGCCTGTCCTATCGCCGCTCAGACTCGGTCATCAAGCCGCAGTACGCCATCGAGCGCCTGTACGAGCTGACCAAGGACAAGGACGTCTACATCACCACCGAAGTCGGCCAGCACCAGATGTGGGCCGCGCAGTTCTTCCGCTTCGAGGAGCCGAACCGCTGGATGACCTCTGGCGGGCTGGGCACCATGGGCTACGGCCTGCCCGCCGCCCTCGGCGTGCAGCTGGCTCACCCGGGCAGCCTGGTCGTCGACATCGCCGGCGAAGCCTCGATCCAGATGTGCATCCAGGAGCTGTCGACGGCGATCCAGTTCGATCTGCCGGTGAAGATCTTCATCCTGAACAACGAATGGATGGGCATGGTCCGCCAGTGGCAGCAGCTGCTGCACGGCGAGCGCTACAGCCACTCCTACTCCGACAGCCTGCCCGACTTCGTGAAACTGGCCGAGGCCTACGGCGCGGTCGGGATCCGTTGCGACAATCCCGCCGAGCTGGACGCCAAGATCCTGGAGATGATCAACAGCGACAAGCCGGTGATCTTCGACTGCCGCGTCGAGAAGCACGAGAACTGCCTGCCGATGATCCCGTCAGGCAAGGCGCACAACGAGATGATCATGGGCGAGGTCGAAGACATCGGCAACGTCATCGGCGAGGACGGCGCGGGGCTGGTCTAA
- the ilvN gene encoding acetolactate synthase small subunit, with protein sequence MTANVQPAPASAYDLSPKDQAEQSATFALLVDNEPGVLHRVVGLFAARGYNIESLTVAETDRKAHTSRITVVTRGTRHVLDQIEAQLNKVVNVRRVHDVTRDPNGVERELALVKVRGSGVDRLEALRIAEIFRAKPVDTTLESFVFEISGAPSKIDKFLDLMRPLGLVELSRTGVLSIERGFEGM encoded by the coding sequence ATGACCGCCAACGTCCAACCCGCTCCCGCCTCGGCCTACGACCTTAGCCCCAAGGACCAGGCCGAACAGTCCGCCACCTTCGCCCTGCTCGTCGACAACGAGCCCGGCGTGCTGCATCGCGTGGTCGGCCTGTTCGCCGCGCGGGGCTACAACATCGAGAGCCTCACCGTCGCCGAGACGGACCGCAAGGCGCACACCAGCCGCATCACGGTGGTGACGCGCGGCACCCGCCATGTGCTGGACCAGATCGAGGCTCAGCTGAACAAGGTGGTGAACGTCCGCCGCGTCCATGACGTGACCCGCGATCCGAACGGCGTCGAGCGCGAGCTGGCCCTGGTGAAGGTGCGCGGTTCGGGCGTCGATCGCCTGGAAGCGCTGCGGATCGCCGAGATCTTCCGCGCCAAGCCGGTGGACACCACGCTGGAGAGCTTTGTGTTCGAGATCTCGGGCGCGCCGTCCAAGATCGACAAGTTCCTCGACCTGATGCGCCCGCTGGGCCTGGTGGAACTGTCCCGCACGGGCGTTCTGTCCATCGAGCGGGGCTTCGAAGGCATGTAG
- the miaA gene encoding tRNA (adenosine(37)-N6)-dimethylallyltransferase MiaA, with protein MVESSDIASRIWLIAGPTASGKSAHALDLAERIGGEIVNADSMQIYAGLRVLTAGPSPEDTARAPHHLFQVVDPAIGWSVGRWLEAATQALAEIQARGKPAIVVGGTGLYFRALTHGLADVPPVPETQREISSLLYAARGESEFREILKPLDPEAEARIETGDRQRLVRAHAVAIATGKSLTAWQTDTKPALVPGSWTGLILDPPRAELYARCDARLSIMLEQGALDEVRAVEARGLDPALPALKAVGYREFAAHLRGETSLDQALDAARQETRRYAKRQLTWFRNQTPDWARLSAP; from the coding sequence ATGGTGGAGAGCTCGGACATCGCGTCCCGCATCTGGCTGATCGCGGGCCCGACCGCAAGCGGCAAGTCCGCCCACGCCCTGGATTTGGCCGAGCGGATCGGTGGCGAGATCGTCAACGCCGACTCCATGCAGATCTATGCGGGCCTCCGCGTCCTCACGGCCGGCCCGTCACCGGAGGACACCGCGCGAGCGCCGCATCACCTGTTTCAGGTCGTGGACCCGGCCATCGGCTGGTCGGTTGGACGCTGGCTGGAGGCGGCCACCCAGGCGCTCGCTGAGATCCAGGCCCGGGGAAAGCCGGCGATCGTGGTCGGCGGCACCGGCCTCTATTTCCGCGCCCTGACCCACGGTCTCGCCGACGTGCCACCGGTGCCCGAAACCCAGCGCGAGATCTCCAGCCTGCTGTATGCGGCGCGGGGCGAGAGCGAGTTCCGAGAGATCCTCAAACCGCTCGACCCCGAGGCCGAGGCGCGGATCGAGACGGGCGACCGCCAGCGTCTGGTCCGGGCCCACGCCGTCGCCATCGCCACCGGCAAGTCGCTCACCGCCTGGCAGACCGACACCAAGCCCGCCCTCGTTCCAGGGTCCTGGACGGGCCTCATCCTGGATCCGCCGAGAGCCGAGCTCTACGCGCGCTGCGACGCCCGCCTGTCGATCATGCTCGAACAGGGTGCGCTGGACGAGGTTCGCGCCGTGGAGGCCCGAGGCCTGGATCCCGCCCTGCCCGCCTTGAAGGCCGTCGGCTATCGTGAGTTCGCAGCCCACCTGCGGGGCGAGACCTCGCTGGACCAGGCCCTGGACGCCGCCCGCCAGGAGACCCGCCGCTACGCTAAGCGTCAGTTGACCTGGTTCCGCAACCAGACCCCGGACTGGGCGCGCCTTAGCGCTCCGTAA
- a CDS encoding C13 family peptidase: MRRAAAVIGLLVLLFSPATAALAGGPFSNWSAVVVAGDFRAQSGGPTEAFDNARRDVSKALAAMGFETSAIQQFSVRPERYPADAPGRAEARAIYDALRTKAQTAKSGCLFYISTHGSPEGVILGQQLLRPHLLAAMLNDACPARPSVVVISACFSGVFIPPLQRPDRLILTAARPDRASFGCGESDTYPFFDACFLSAAPSAKDFATLGAGVQACVARKEKETGAEPASEPQIWVGPALRPMLPLYAFNRTQTKAP, from the coding sequence ATGCGGAGAGCGGCGGCGGTCATCGGACTTCTGGTTTTGCTCTTCTCGCCTGCCACGGCGGCCCTCGCCGGCGGGCCGTTCTCGAATTGGAGCGCGGTCGTCGTCGCCGGCGACTTCCGCGCACAATCGGGCGGCCCCACCGAAGCCTTCGACAACGCCCGTCGCGACGTCAGCAAGGCCCTGGCGGCCATGGGCTTCGAGACCTCGGCGATCCAGCAGTTCTCCGTCCGCCCCGAGCGCTATCCGGCGGACGCGCCCGGGCGCGCCGAAGCGCGGGCAATCTACGACGCGCTTCGGACCAAGGCCCAGACCGCCAAGTCGGGCTGTCTCTTCTACATCAGCACCCACGGTAGCCCCGAGGGGGTGATTCTCGGCCAGCAGCTGCTTCGCCCCCACCTTCTGGCGGCGATGCTGAACGACGCCTGCCCCGCGCGGCCCAGCGTCGTGGTGATTTCCGCCTGTTTTTCGGGCGTCTTCATTCCGCCCCTGCAGAGGCCGGACCGGCTGATCCTGACGGCGGCGCGCCCTGATCGCGCCTCGTTCGGGTGTGGCGAGAGCGATACGTATCCGTTCTTCGACGCCTGCTTCCTGTCCGCCGCGCCTAGCGCCAAGGACTTCGCCACCTTGGGCGCGGGGGTCCAGGCCTGCGTCGCGCGCAAGGAAAAGGAGACCGGCGCAGAACCGGCTTCCGAGCCTCAGATCTGGGTCGGCCCGGCGCTTCGGCCGATGCTGCCGCTCTATGCCTTCAACCGAACGCAGACAAAGGCGCCTTGA
- a CDS encoding AraC family transcriptional regulator: MSTRETLAALIERFTPVEGPVETCCPRVNLYRLSQPSEPSHGLHDPSFCVLAQGRKRVAVGDTVHEYDERNFFLSSIDVPVVGHVVEASPEKPYLSFRIVLDANLISEMMMEAGLAARLDAAAPLVGGMSAGAMTPALFDAVCRMVRLLETPDDVAVMAPLIEREIVYRLLTGPQGPRLAQIARRDSRLRQINRAIGWIKRNFDQPFSIDVVAEEARMSASALHQHFKAVTSLSPLQYQKQIRLQEARRLILVQRLDAASAGHAVGYDSPSQFSREYARLFGAPPLRDVARLREQPEQMAAGA, from the coding sequence ATGAGCACGCGCGAGACGCTTGCGGCGCTGATTGAACGATTCACGCCGGTCGAAGGCCCGGTCGAAACCTGTTGCCCCAGGGTCAATCTCTATCGCCTGAGCCAGCCCAGCGAGCCTTCGCACGGGCTGCACGATCCCTCGTTCTGCGTCCTGGCCCAGGGGCGCAAGCGCGTGGCCGTGGGCGACACGGTGCACGAGTACGACGAACGCAATTTCTTCCTGTCGTCGATCGACGTGCCAGTGGTCGGTCATGTTGTGGAGGCCTCGCCGGAGAAGCCGTATCTGAGCTTCCGCATCGTTCTGGACGCTAACCTGATCAGCGAAATGATGATGGAGGCGGGCCTGGCCGCGCGGCTCGACGCGGCGGCGCCCTTGGTGGGCGGCATGTCGGCGGGCGCGATGACGCCAGCCCTGTTCGACGCCGTCTGCCGCATGGTGCGATTGCTGGAGACACCGGACGATGTGGCGGTGATGGCCCCGCTGATCGAGCGCGAGATCGTCTATCGGCTGCTGACGGGACCGCAAGGACCGCGCCTGGCCCAGATCGCTCGTCGCGACAGCCGCCTTCGTCAGATCAACCGCGCCATCGGCTGGATCAAGCGCAACTTCGACCAGCCGTTCAGTATCGACGTCGTCGCCGAGGAAGCGCGGATGAGCGCATCGGCCCTGCACCAGCACTTCAAGGCCGTGACGTCCCTGTCTCCGCTGCAGTATCAGAAGCAGATTCGACTGCAGGAGGCGCGGCGACTGATCCTGGTCCAGCGCCTCGACGCGGCGAGCGCCGGTCATGCGGTCGGCTACGACAGTCCCTCTCAGTTCAGTCGGGAGTATGCGCGTCTCTTCGGCGCGCCGCCGCTCAGAGACGTGGCGCGGCTGCGCGAGCAGCCGGAGCAGATGGCGGCGGGCGCTTAA
- a CDS encoding CinA family protein has translation MSDLNALAERVAALLIARGETIAIAESSSGGLISAALLAVPGASKFYVGGAVVYTARARLTLMDIPQKAMDGLRSASEPYAVMLARVARKNLKATWGLSETGAAGPDGNRYGDAPGHCCMAVVGEETSVSATLETGSAERAANMQAFAAAALELLAQTLEA, from the coding sequence ATGTCCGACCTGAACGCCCTCGCCGAACGTGTCGCCGCCCTGTTGATCGCTCGGGGCGAGACGATCGCCATCGCCGAGTCCTCGTCCGGCGGCCTGATCTCGGCCGCCCTGCTGGCGGTACCCGGCGCGTCGAAGTTCTATGTCGGCGGCGCCGTCGTCTATACGGCCCGGGCGCGCCTGACGCTGATGGACATTCCGCAGAAGGCCATGGACGGCCTTCGCTCGGCCAGCGAGCCCTACGCCGTCATGCTGGCCCGCGTGGCCCGAAAGAACCTGAAGGCGACCTGGGGTCTGTCGGAAACCGGCGCCGCCGGCCCTGACGGCAACCGCTACGGCGATGCGCCCGGCCATTGCTGCATGGCCGTCGTCGGCGAGGAGACCTCGGTCAGCGCCACGCTGGAGACCGGCAGCGCAGAGCGTGCGGCCAATATGCAGGCCTTCGCCGCCGCCGCGCTGGAGCTTCTGGCCCAGACCCTGGAAGCCTAG
- the serB gene encoding phosphoserine phosphatase SerB, translated as MSELSTIPTVLTVVGGNPDAYAQAVSRVEAALSSRREGLGPLATDFFVEGGDAEPVKAALADLAVDFAIQPAANRRKGLLIADMDSTIINVECLDELADFAGVKAQVSEITERAMRGELAFEGALRERVGMLKGLGVSALQACYDERVKLNPGAETLVRTMAKHGARCALVSGGFTFFTSRVAEAAGFHLNRANTLIALDGVLTGAVGDPILGKEAKLAALREETAALGLTPADALAVGDGANDLAMIEASGLGVAYRAKPIVAAQADAKVDHTDLTTLLYFQGYKAEEFHA; from the coding sequence ATGTCCGAGCTCTCCACCATTCCGACCGTCCTCACCGTCGTGGGGGGCAACCCCGACGCATACGCACAAGCCGTTTCGCGCGTCGAAGCGGCCCTGTCCAGCCGCCGCGAAGGTCTGGGGCCTCTGGCCACGGACTTCTTTGTCGAGGGCGGCGATGCCGAGCCCGTCAAGGCGGCCTTGGCGGACCTTGCCGTAGACTTCGCGATCCAGCCGGCGGCCAACCGCCGCAAGGGGCTGCTGATCGCGGACATGGATTCCACGATCATCAATGTCGAGTGCCTGGACGAACTGGCCGATTTCGCCGGGGTGAAGGCGCAGGTCTCCGAGATCACCGAGCGCGCCATGCGCGGCGAGCTGGCCTTCGAGGGCGCGCTGCGCGAGCGCGTCGGCATGCTGAAGGGGCTGGGCGTTTCGGCGCTGCAGGCCTGTTACGACGAGCGGGTGAAGCTCAATCCCGGCGCCGAGACGCTGGTGCGGACCATGGCCAAGCACGGCGCTCGCTGCGCGCTGGTCTCGGGCGGGTTCACCTTCTTCACCAGCCGGGTGGCCGAGGCCGCCGGTTTCCACCTGAACCGCGCCAACACCCTGATCGCGCTGGACGGCGTCCTGACCGGCGCGGTCGGCGATCCGATCCTGGGCAAGGAGGCCAAGCTGGCCGCGTTGCGCGAAGAGACCGCCGCCCTTGGCCTGACGCCCGCCGACGCCCTGGCGGTCGGCGACGGCGCCAATGACCTGGCGATGATCGAGGCGTCGGGGCTGGGCGTGGCCTACCGCGCCAAGCCGATCGTGGCGGCCCAGGCCGACGCCAAGGTCGATCACACCGACCTGACCACCTTGCTCTACTTCCAGGGCTATAAGGCCGAGGAGTTCCACGCGTGA
- a CDS encoding RusA family crossover junction endodeoxyribonuclease — protein MSENNWTHHGKVRAREAGGELTLVVDGLTTQGKYYKPLIYEFFRKSWRGSRPAWGEFSVEIGMEYVGEPPWMDLDNLAKALLDAIKGYAFHDDAQVARLLVERRPGDRERIVIQVRKLNSSLMRRTLED, from the coding sequence TTGTCCGAAAACAACTGGACCCACCACGGCAAGGTCCGCGCCCGCGAGGCAGGCGGTGAACTGACCCTCGTCGTCGACGGCCTCACCACCCAGGGCAAGTACTACAAGCCGCTGATCTATGAGTTCTTCCGCAAGTCCTGGCGCGGCTCGCGTCCGGCCTGGGGCGAGTTCAGCGTCGAAATCGGCATGGAGTATGTCGGCGAGCCGCCGTGGATGGACCTCGACAACTTGGCCAAGGCCCTGCTGGACGCGATCAAGGGCTACGCCTTCCACGATGACGCCCAGGTCGCCCGGCTGCTGGTCGAGCGACGGCCGGGCGATCGCGAGCGGATCGTCATCCAGGTGCGGAAGCTCAACTCAAGCCTTATGCGGCGCACGCTCGAAGATTGA